DNA sequence from the Sulfurimonas sediminis genome:
AAAAAACAAATGTTGTCAAACCCCTCATACGCCTTATAAAACAGGGAAAAGCCAGCGGAATTTTAATAGATACCAATATCAATGAAAAAGAAGGTGTTATGGTGGAGTTTTTAGGCAAACCTCTGCGTATGACGGCAACACCTGCTTATTTGGCACGCAAATTCAACGCTGCCATAGTGCCCGTACACATACGGACTGATGATGAAGAAAATTATACAATAATTATAGCTGATGAGATAAAAGTTGATAAAACAGAAAATGAAAAAGAAGATATACAAAAAGCAACACAGCTTCAAGCCGACTGGCTCACTTCCATCATACAAAAAGAGCCAAAATTCTGGTTTTGGCTCCATCGCCGATGGAAAAACGACAAACCGGAAATTTACAACTAAGCGGTTTCTTTGTTCTTTGTTTCACACTCTTGCGTTCTGGCTTCAAAAAGTTTTAAAATTGCAAGAAAAAAAGCTGTTATTGCAGGTCCTAGAATCATTCCCCAAAATCCGAAAGTAGTCAGCCCTGCAATAATTGCAAAGAAAATAACAAGTTCGTTAAGCTGTGCATCACTCTCTTTGAGCAGTCGATTGTTTATCTCTTTAATTATCAAAGGCTTCACAAAAGTATCCGCTATAATGGAAATCACAATAATTGAATAGAGTGCTATAAAAACAGCATTTGCATTATGCCCTACCGAAAATTCATAAATCATAAACGGAAGCCACATTAAAACGCCCCCTATAACAGGAAGTAAAGAAGCAAATCCGTACATAATGCCAAAAAGCAGACCGTTATAGCCCATAAAAGAAACAGCTATACCAAAGAGTGCGCCTTCAAACATTGCCGTAGCGATGATGGAGTAAAAAACAACACTCATAACAGCGGAGAGTTCCCGTGCAAGTAAGGTACTATCTTCAACAGACATCTGTACAACACGTTTGAGAAACTCTACAATTGTAGAACCGTTATACAGAGCAAAAAAGTAAAAAACAATGACCAAAAAAGCATTTTTCACAAAACCTGCACTGAATGTTCCTATCTTTGCTGCTACATGTAAAGCATTTGCAGTCAAACTGTTGATATCTATTCCTTTTAAAGAATCTGCAAGATAAGGTTTTAAAAAAAGCAGAAATTTCGGTGGATTGGTAATCAGTCCGTTTATATAGAGTTCTATATTTTGCAAACTGCTCGGCTCCAAATTATTCAGCTTGATTGTGAGTGTTGCCAAAAAGTAACCAAGCGGTGCAAAAAAGAGCATGGCAAGCAATAGACTTGATGCAAACGCCGCCAACAAACGAGAGGAAAACAACTCTTCAAAATAGTTATTGATCGTAGCCGTAGAAATTGCCAACAAAGCGGCAATAGTCATCACCAGTAAAAAAGGTTCATACAGAAGATACATCCAGTACAGAGAAGTAGCAAACAAAACAGCTATAAAATATTGTGATTTCATCTAAAAAAGTGTCCCGTCTTCATTCACACATGACATATTTAAAACATCATAGGTTGCCGGTGTTGCACGTCTGCCTTTGGCTGTTCGCTCCAAATAACCGTTTGCAAGCAGATACGGTTCCAAAACATCTTCTACCGTTCCCTCATCTTCACTTAATGCTGCGGCTATAGTGCTCAGTCCCATTGCACGCCCTTTGGCACTTGCTAAAAGTGTCAGTAGACGCAGATCCATTTCATCAAAACCGTGTGAATTGATGCCCAGCTCATCCAATGCATACTGAGTACGCTGATGGTTTATATTTTTTTCATCGGCTACCTCTGCAAAGTCTCTGACCCGACGCAACAGCCGCAAAGCGATACGGGGCGTTCCACGACTTCTTTTTGCAATCTCCAGAGCCGCTTCATGGATGATTTGACATTCGAGCTTATTCGATGCCTGAACAATGATCTTTGCCAGTTCTTCCTGATTGTAAAAATTCATGCGAAAACTCATACCGAACCTGTCCCTTAAAGGGTTTGAAAGCATTCCTGCCCGTGTTGTCGCCCCTATAAGGGTAAATCGCGGTAAATCAATCTTGACCGTCTGTGCCGCAGGACCACTGCCGATGATAATATCTATTCTGTAATCTTCCATAGAAGAGTATAAAATTTCTTCAACGGCAGGAGAGAGCCTGTGTATTTCATCGATAAAGAGAATGTCCCCCTCTTCCAGGTTTGTCAGGATTGCTGCCAAATCACCGCTTTTTTCTATCATCGGTGCGGCTGTTACTTTGATATTTGCATTCATTTCATTGGCGATAATCAAGGCCAAAGTTGTTTTGCCAAGTCCTGGAGGTCCATAAAACAAGACATGATCAAGTGCTTCATCTCTTTTTTTTGAAGCTTCTATAAAAACGGCTAGATTTTTTTTAATCTGTTCCTGCCCGATATATTCACTCCACGCATCCGGACGCAATGTAACTTCACTACTCTCTTCTTCAAGAGAAAAAGTTTCAATATCTACCACTCTTTCCATTAGTATATATGTTCCTCAGTTGGAAATTGACGATTCTGGACTTCATCTGCATACTCCTGCAAAGCTTTTTTAACAAGAGTAGCCCCGTCAAGATATTTTTTTACAAATTTTGGAGTAAACTCTTCAAAAAATCCCAACATATCAGAAAAGACCAAAACCTGTCCGTCTACTTCGGCACCTGCACCTATTCCTATAACCGGAATCGTCACACTCTGTGCAACCTCTTTTGCGACCTCTGCTTTTGTTCCTTCTATCACCATACAAAAGGCACCCGCTTCTTCAACAGCCTTGGCATCTTTGAGGAGTTGTTCTCTCTCATCAGCAGTTTTTCCTTTGACTTTGTATCCGCCTTCACTTCTTACCGACTGTGGCAAAAGTCCGATATGTCCACATACTGCAATGCCGTTATCTGTCAAATGTTTTATAATTCCAGCTTTGTCTTTTCCTCCTTCTATCTTGACACAGTCAGCCGGTGTTTTTTGAAAAACTTTTATAGCATTGCGTAAAGCATCTTCTTTGCATGTATAGGTTCCAAACGGCATGTCGCAAATGACAAAACTCTCCGGTGCCCCTTTACAGACGGCATTTGTATGATAAATCATTTGTTCCAATGTGGCACTGATCGTATCGCTGCGGCCTGCAAAGCTCATATTTAAACTGTCTCCTACCAAAATCATATCGGCACTTGGTTCGAGCAGTTTTGCAAAGAGTGCGTCATAGGCCGTTATCATCACCAAAGGCTTTTCGCCCTTTCTTTTTTTTATAGCTGTTATAGTTAATTTTTTACTCATTTTAAAACTCTTTATTATATTATATAGATGTATTTTAGCCAAAAATTGCTATAATCTGAACTATACAGGAGAATTATTTTATGGGTATAAGAAGTGATTTAGAAGAAAACTTTGATTTTGAAATTATTGATGAGTTTTTAGATCACTACGCTATGATGGTTGAGAGCATGGAAGTGATGATTCTGGACCTTTCAAAACCCAATATGTACGAAAGAAGTGTCAATGAACTTTTTCGTGTATTTCATAATATAAAATCAGCAAGTGGTTATTTAAAAATCATACCGATGAATAAACTGGCCGCTTTTGTTGAAGATGAGCTTGAATCTCTGCGTCAAAAAAAACCGCCTGTCAGTGATGAAACAACAGACTGGCTGTTAAATATCAGTGACATGTTTGCTGTTTGGAATGACGACTTGAGACAGAATAACAAACTCAGTAAAATAAAATACTCCTTATTAAAAATCCCTGACTTGGAAAAATAATTTGAAAAACTTAGTAGCATATATAACATCCGGATATCCGGAAAAATCTTTTACAGTTGACTTGAGTCTCTCCCTTGCACAAAGCGGTGTTGACACCTTGGAACTCGGCATTCCTTTCTCAGACCCTGTAGCCGATGGTCCTCTCATAGAAGAAGCAAACCACAAATCACTTGAGCTTGGATTTAAATTTAAGGATTTGCTTGAAATCTCCAAAGAGATTGCCCCTCAGGTAGATACACTCTGGATGGGTTATTTCAACAGTTTTTACCAACAGAACATGCAGCGTCTCATTCCTTTGGCAAAAGAACTTGGCATAAACGGACTGATTATTCCGGATGTCCCCCATGAAGAGGCGTTAGCATACAAAGATTTATTTCAAAGCAACAATATTGCAAACATCTCTTTTGTTGCCCCTACAGACAGCGAAGAGAGAATACAGACTGTTGTCAGCGATGCACAAAAATTCATCTATATGGTTGCTTATACAGGAATAACAGGCTCAGGAAAAGCCGAAGATCTGCAGCCTTTTTTAAACTCTATCAAAAAATACACCAAAACACCCGTATATGTAGGTTTCGGTGTCAATGAAAAAACAGCAAAAGAAAAAGTGCAAGGTGCTGACGGGGTCATTGTCGGCAGTGCTTTTGTGAAAATTTTACTCAATAATGATATAAACTATACGCAAAAAATCACACAATGCAGTGAACTTGCAAAAGTAATTAAAGATAAAATCAACACTTAGGGCTTTTTAGAGGTGTCCTTTATTTCAAAAAGCACCAAAAGTGTTTTTTGCAGCATATTCTCATTGTCATCACTGACCATCAGATATTTGTTTGCATACATATGTGTCAATCCCTCAAAGTTATCAAGTTTCCAACCGTTAGAGGAGTCAAGTTTGGCTAAAACTTCACTTTTACACACTCTGGACGCACTACATCTGTCTAAGTATACTTTCATCAAAGTACTCACCCGTCTGCGTGTAAAATAACTAAAATCACGCAGCAGTACCAAAACAGTATTCTCTGAAAAAAACTCCAAACTTACTATACTGCCGTCAGCGCTGAATTTAAATATTTGATTTTTCGTATAAAGTGTATGATATTTTGCATTTTTCAGCGGCAGTTCCGGTGCTGTCACAACACCATACTTGTCGTTACATGTAACGGATTCAAGTCCTTTGTTTTTACTGGCATAATTGTCTTTATTTTGTAAATCCTGATGTAATTTTACTTTTTTTATTTTAACGCCGTTTTTGCTATACAGACAAATTCGCTGTTTTCGCTCAAAGGAAATTAACAGATTATTCTTACAAAGTGTCAACCCTTCGGCATCTCTCTTTTTCTTTTTTAATTGCTTCCCTTTTTTGTTTTTTAAAAAATAAGCATCCAGATACTGCAAATCTGTAATCTTTCCATCAGTAATATTGATCAAAAATTTATATAGATACCCCTGATCGCTCACAAAATATAAAAAGCCGTCTTCATAAACAAGATCTGAAATTTCATGAAAAGGAATACCTTTTTTAGTCTCAAAATGTAAGATTTTTGCATCAAGTATTTTTATTTTTTGTTTCGTTACATGTAAAGTATTGTCTGGAGTAATTTTATATGCAGTGATTTGTGCATGAAGTTGTAAAAAAAACAATAAAACAAAGAAAAAGTATTTCAATAGTTTTGCCTTTTTTTTGGTCTCCCTACGAGGACTCGAACCTCGAGCTAGGCCTTAGGAGGGCCCTGCTTTATCCAGTTAAGCGATAAGGAGACAAAACAATACTTGCCTGTGAAGTACAAAATCCTTTTCACAGACAATATTGTATATTTTAAAATGTATAACTGACACCGGCAAAAATATTATTTCCACGCGGACCATCTATCAAAGAACCTTCATACTCTCCTATAAGTGCCCAATGGGATGAAAGACCATATTCCATTCCTGCAGCATAGGTAAATCCGTCATTGGTTCCGTTAATACCAAAATCACTGATTTTTTCTTTCTCAATTTCCCATCCTACTTTTCCAAAAAGAACAATTTCCTCGTTTACATGATATCCATAAAGTAAATCTAAACCATAGCTGTAATAATCAGCCCCTGCGCTTACATCAGCTTCACCGACAACAGATTTTGTAACTGTAGTATGTGTATACGAAAAATCAAATTCCGTAGCAAAACCATAACCAAGTCTGTAGCCCAAGTCAATGCCAAATCCCTCTCCTCTGTCACCTTTTAATAGTGCTTCAGGCTCTGTACCTTTTGCTTCTTCCGTATAATTGTCACCCAGGCTTATAAGACCTTTTGTCACAATGTAAAGGTTACCCTCTTCATGGTGTTTTGCTTCAATATGTGCACGTGAAGCATCCTCTTCATGAGTCCCTTCCGCAGCAAAGAGTGTTGTTGAAAGCAAAAGCATTCCACTCAGGCATAAAAAATTTTGTATTTTCATTGTTTCTCCTTAAAATAATAACGTATTGTAATCTTTTTTTATAGAAAGAAAGCTTACTGTTTACTATAATAAGGAAAAAAATGGCAGTTGATAGAAAACAATTTATAAAAAAAATAGAACCTGGCTTAAAAGCGAACACTGATTATAATAAATTTTATTTAAACTTCAAACTAACAGTTAATTATTATTATTTAACTGTTAATCATAAGCAGGCATAGAGAAACTTTTTTGAAGAAACAGTAAATTATGTCATAAAATTGAGAGTAAATTTCACTACTCCTCAACATAGGGAATGTTAGGCTACACTACCTCTTTAGCCGCAACAGCAAATGCACTAAAGTCATCAATATACTCTAAAAATGAATATAACTGTTCAATATCGATACGGACATATTCATGAATCAACATATTTCTAAGCCCTATTGCACCTATAAGAGATTTAGAGAGTGAATTGGAAATATACTCAAATTTTTCTAGCTTCTCGATACATTCAACATAACTTTTAGAACTACCAAGATTATATTTTGCGGCAATATGACACGAAATATCTATAACTATCTGAATTGATTCAAAAATACCATAGCGAAGTGCCCATTCATCAAACTTATTTCGTCTTACATCATCAAGCGAAATTTTGTTTTGAAGTTCTTTTAGTGTAGAAATATTCTCTTCTAATTGCACTAATCTCTCAAGCATAATTTCTCCTTGCGAAATTTCCATTTTCTATACGATTTTTTAAACCTTTGAGATTTGTTTCAATGAGCTCTTTATGATCCAGGTAAGAGAGTTGTGCTTTTGTTTTAAAGTCAATATAACTCGTCTCATCTTGAAGTGTAATGAGTTGATGATTTTCTAAAATTGAAAAAACAAAATTTGGATCTTTTTTCTCAAGATCTCTTAAAAGAGAGATGTCCACTCTTTTATTTAATT
Encoded proteins:
- a CDS encoding AI-2E family transporter, encoding MKSQYFIAVLFATSLYWMYLLYEPFLLVMTIAALLAISTATINNYFEELFSSRLLAAFASSLLLAMLFFAPLGYFLATLTIKLNNLEPSSLQNIELYINGLITNPPKFLLFLKPYLADSLKGIDINSLTANALHVAAKIGTFSAGFVKNAFLVIVFYFFALYNGSTIVEFLKRVVQMSVEDSTLLARELSAVMSVVFYSIIATAMFEGALFGIAVSFMGYNGLLFGIMYGFASLLPVIGGVLMWLPFMIYEFSVGHNANAVFIALYSIIVISIIADTFVKPLIIKEINNRLLKESDAQLNELVIFFAIIAGLTTFGFWGMILGPAITAFFLAILKLFEARTQECETKNKETA
- the ruvB gene encoding Holliday junction branch migration DNA helicase RuvB, with product MERVVDIETFSLEEESSEVTLRPDAWSEYIGQEQIKKNLAVFIEASKKRDEALDHVLFYGPPGLGKTTLALIIANEMNANIKVTAAPMIEKSGDLAAILTNLEEGDILFIDEIHRLSPAVEEILYSSMEDYRIDIIIGSGPAAQTVKIDLPRFTLIGATTRAGMLSNPLRDRFGMSFRMNFYNQEELAKIIVQASNKLECQIIHEAALEIAKRSRGTPRIALRLLRRVRDFAEVADEKNINHQRTQYALDELGINSHGFDEMDLRLLTLLASAKGRAMGLSTIAAALSEDEGTVEDVLEPYLLANGYLERTAKGRRATPATYDVLNMSCVNEDGTLF
- the panB gene encoding 3-methyl-2-oxobutanoate hydroxymethyltransferase, which translates into the protein MSKKLTITAIKKRKGEKPLVMITAYDALFAKLLEPSADMILVGDSLNMSFAGRSDTISATLEQMIYHTNAVCKGAPESFVICDMPFGTYTCKEDALRNAIKVFQKTPADCVKIEGGKDKAGIIKHLTDNGIAVCGHIGLLPQSVRSEGGYKVKGKTADEREQLLKDAKAVEEAGAFCMVIEGTKAEVAKEVAQSVTIPVIGIGAGAEVDGQVLVFSDMLGFFEEFTPKFVKKYLDGATLVKKALQEYADEVQNRQFPTEEHIY
- a CDS encoding Hpt domain-containing protein — its product is MGIRSDLEENFDFEIIDEFLDHYAMMVESMEVMILDLSKPNMYERSVNELFRVFHNIKSASGYLKIIPMNKLAAFVEDELESLRQKKPPVSDETTDWLLNISDMFAVWNDDLRQNNKLSKIKYSLLKIPDLEK
- the trpA gene encoding tryptophan synthase subunit alpha — its product is MKNLVAYITSGYPEKSFTVDLSLSLAQSGVDTLELGIPFSDPVADGPLIEEANHKSLELGFKFKDLLEISKEIAPQVDTLWMGYFNSFYQQNMQRLIPLAKELGINGLIIPDVPHEEALAYKDLFQSNNIANISFVAPTDSEERIQTVVSDAQKFIYMVAYTGITGSGKAEDLQPFLNSIKKYTKTPVYVGFGVNEKTAKEKVQGADGVIVGSAFVKILLNNDINYTQKITQCSELAKVIKDKINT
- a CDS encoding esterase-like activity of phytase family protein, with the protein product MKYFFFVLLFFLQLHAQITAYKITPDNTLHVTKQKIKILDAKILHFETKKGIPFHEISDLVYEDGFLYFVSDQGYLYKFLINITDGKITDLQYLDAYFLKNKKGKQLKKKKRDAEGLTLCKNNLLISFERKQRICLYSKNGVKIKKVKLHQDLQNKDNYASKNKGLESVTCNDKYGVVTAPELPLKNAKYHTLYTKNQIFKFSADGSIVSLEFFSENTVLVLLRDFSYFTRRRVSTLMKVYLDRCSASRVCKSEVLAKLDSSNGWKLDNFEGLTHMYANKYLMVSDDNENMLQKTLLVLFEIKDTSKKP
- a CDS encoding porin family protein, with protein sequence MKIQNFLCLSGMLLLSTTLFAAEGTHEEDASRAHIEAKHHEEGNLYIVTKGLISLGDNYTEEAKGTEPEALLKGDRGEGFGIDLGYRLGYGFATEFDFSYTHTTVTKSVVGEADVSAGADYYSYGLDLLYGYHVNEEIVLFGKVGWEIEKEKISDFGINGTNDGFTYAAGMEYGLSSHWALIGEYEGSLIDGPRGNNIFAGVSYTF
- the hepT gene encoding type VII toxin-antitoxin system HepT family RNase toxin, which encodes MLERLVQLEENISTLKELQNKISLDDVRRNKFDEWALRYGIFESIQIVIDISCHIAAKYNLGSSKSYVECIEKLEKFEYISNSLSKSLIGAIGLRNMLIHEYVRIDIEQLYSFLEYIDDFSAFAVAAKEVV
- the mntA gene encoding type VII toxin-antitoxin system MntA family adenylyltransferase antitoxin, with the protein product MINVLQTFFKKYNFDFVLLFGSAVTQTMHEMSDIDIGIFTKDTISLKDLGYISAMLENKLNKRVDISLLRDLEKKDPNFVFSILENHQLITLQDETSYIDFKTKAQLSYLDHKELIETNLKGLKNRIENGNFARRNYA